The Fictibacillus phosphorivorans genomic sequence AGATAGACTGGATGCATCAAAAAGAAATGGTGGAACGCAGTGTAGAACCATCTGAAGAGGTTATCTTTAAGCTTCAACTAGCAGAATCAAAATACTTCTTCTTATTAAAAGAAGCGAAAAAAAGAAACGTGACGACCAGCAAGTTAAAATAACTGCTGGTCTTTTTTTTGGACAACTCCCATACAATGACTAGTAATAACTTGGATGTTGTATAGGAGGAATCGAGAATGGAGCCAATAACGGTAATCGCTATTCTTGGAACTATCATCTTTGTCCTGCTTCTAGTAGGTGCTCCAATGCGGCCAATACGCTGGATCGGATTCGGTATTACACGTTTTTGTATTGGTGCACTGTTGCTATTCTTATTAAATGCGATCGGAAACTCATATGATATTCATATTCCGATTAATGCGTTTACGGCGCTGATCTCAGGAATAGCTGGATTACCCGGCATAGCTTCACTAGTAGCCATTGAATTCTTTATCTTGAACTAAGGGATTCAAACGTACGTTTAAGAGAAGGTGTAGAGAGCGATTATAAGCTTTCTATACCTTTTTTCATTTATTTAAAGTAATTTCAAAATAACTATTGACCTTCATTCACCATACGTGATATATTAGTTCTTGTCGCCGCAACACATGAAACATTGTTGCAGGCGGGAAACAAATTTTAAAAAACGGTTGACTTCTTA encodes the following:
- a CDS encoding YaaL family protein codes for the protein MFFSRKGRLKRSGDEELLQSLDELKIDWMHQKEMVERSVEPSEEVIFKLQLAESKYFFLLKEAKKRNVTTSKLK
- a CDS encoding pro-sigmaK processing inhibitor BofA family protein — its product is MEPITVIAILGTIIFVLLLVGAPMRPIRWIGFGITRFCIGALLLFLLNAIGNSYDIHIPINAFTALISGIAGLPGIASLVAIEFFILN